From Salinirubellus salinus, the proteins below share one genomic window:
- a CDS encoding rhodanese-like domain-containing protein: MADFELEPDVRAWTMAERAEEHVEVLTVEDLRAELDERGDDEAFVVLDVRDIREVWIEGSIPDVHHAPRGMLEFWADPDTVYYKEYFHPERRYVLYCNEGGRSALAAKRLQEMGYGDVAHLDGGFTAWEAAGYETVDVEQRDYKSR; the protein is encoded by the coding sequence ATGGCCGACTTCGAACTGGAACCGGACGTGCGGGCGTGGACGATGGCCGAGCGAGCCGAGGAACACGTCGAGGTCCTCACGGTCGAGGACCTCCGGGCCGAGCTGGACGAACGGGGCGACGACGAGGCGTTCGTCGTCCTCGACGTCCGCGACATCCGCGAGGTGTGGATCGAGGGGTCCATCCCGGACGTGCACCACGCGCCCCGCGGGATGCTGGAGTTCTGGGCCGACCCGGACACTGTCTACTACAAGGAGTACTTCCACCCCGAGCGCCGCTACGTGCTCTACTGCAACGAAGGGGGCCGCTCGGCGCTGGCGGCGAAACGACTGCAGGAGATGGGCTACGGAGACGTCGCGCACCTCGACGGGGGGTTCACGGCGTGGGAGGCGGCCGGCTACGAGACGGTCGACGTCGAACAGCGGGACTACAAGTCGCGCTGA
- a CDS encoding CHY zinc finger protein: MTDHDGVEARSVGGHPVNGVAVGPETRCAHWASDRDVVAIRAPCCGVYYPCVACHEALADHPLSPIPEAEFDDPGVLCGVCGTALTVRAYLDAEQACPVCDAAFNPGCATHYDRYFEGF; encoded by the coding sequence ATGACGGACCACGACGGCGTCGAGGCACGCTCGGTCGGCGGCCACCCCGTCAACGGTGTCGCCGTCGGCCCCGAGACCCGGTGTGCCCACTGGGCCAGCGACCGTGACGTCGTCGCCATCCGCGCACCGTGCTGTGGGGTCTACTACCCCTGTGTGGCCTGTCACGAGGCGCTCGCTGACCACCCGCTCTCGCCCATCCCCGAGGCCGAGTTCGACGACCCCGGCGTCCTCTGCGGGGTCTGCGGGACGGCCCTCACGGTCCGGGCGTACCTCGACGCGGAGCAAGCCTGTCCGGTCTGCGACGCGGCGTTCAATCCGGGCTGTGCGACCCACTACGACCGCTACTTCGAGGGGTTCTGA